A stretch of Comamonadaceae bacterium M7527 DNA encodes these proteins:
- the mnmE gene encoding tRNA uridine-5-carboxymethylaminomethyl(34) synthesis GTPase MnmE, which produces MLTNHLDPIVAVATAPGRGAVGIVRVSCATDSFDAYVQALLGRPLTPRMATYGVFPDDAGQAIDHGLAIAFVAPHSYTGECVLELQAHGGPAVLQLLVARCLEVAQQQVSGQALLPNLRLAQPGEFTQRAFLNGKLDLAQAEAVADLIDASTAQAVRSAARSLSGAFSGEVAQLREQLVKLRMLVEATLDFPEEEIDFLQKADASGQLARLQAQLAHVMHQTQQGVLLREGITVVIAGQPNAGKSSLLNALAGAELAIVTAIAGTTRDVVQQTIQINGVPVHILDTAGLRDSHDEVEQIGIAKAWAEIEKADAVLFVYDASQAHNPHTQAANNALRARLPSGLPVLSVWNKCDIARPAASLIAADTHVVLSAKTGDGLQALRETLLKWAGWDTPAEGLYMARKRHVVALQTVSAHLQAAAVWLDQHAGDHLDLLAEELRMAQAALGEITGEFSADDLLGEIFSRFCIGK; this is translated from the coding sequence ATGCTGACCAACCACCTAGACCCCATTGTTGCCGTGGCCACAGCGCCAGGGCGTGGCGCGGTAGGCATTGTGCGTGTGTCGTGTGCCACTGATAGCTTTGACGCCTACGTGCAAGCCCTGCTAGGGCGTCCATTAACGCCGCGCATGGCCACCTACGGCGTGTTTCCAGACGACGCTGGCCAAGCCATTGACCACGGCTTGGCCATTGCATTTGTAGCCCCGCACTCGTACACGGGTGAGTGTGTGCTAGAGCTACAAGCCCACGGTGGCCCTGCCGTGTTGCAGCTGCTGGTGGCACGCTGCCTAGAAGTGGCCCAGCAGCAAGTCAGTGGCCAAGCGTTGCTGCCCAACTTGCGCTTGGCCCAGCCGGGTGAATTTACCCAGCGCGCATTTTTAAACGGCAAGCTAGATTTGGCCCAAGCCGAGGCCGTGGCCGACTTGATAGACGCCAGCACAGCCCAAGCCGTGCGCTCAGCGGCGCGCTCACTCAGCGGTGCGTTTTCTGGCGAGGTTGCACAGCTGCGTGAGCAGTTGGTCAAACTGCGCATGCTGGTAGAGGCCACGCTGGACTTTCCAGAAGAAGAAATTGACTTTTTACAAAAGGCCGATGCCAGCGGCCAGCTTGCCAGGCTACAAGCCCAGCTGGCGCACGTGATGCACCAAACCCAGCAAGGCGTGTTGCTGCGCGAAGGCATTACGGTGGTGATTGCAGGCCAGCCCAACGCGGGTAAAAGCTCTTTGCTCAATGCCTTGGCTGGTGCCGAGCTAGCCATTGTTACGGCTATTGCCGGCACCACCAGAGACGTGGTGCAGCAAACCATACAAATCAATGGCGTGCCCGTGCACATACTAGACACAGCCGGTCTGCGCGACAGCCACGACGAGGTAGAGCAAATTGGCATTGCCAAGGCCTGGGCAGAAATTGAAAAGGCCGACGCCGTGTTGTTTGTGTATGACGCAAGCCAAGCCCACAACCCCCACACCCAAGCCGCCAACAACGCCTTGCGCGCGCGACTGCCCAGCGGCCTACCCGTGTTGTCTGTGTGGAACAAGTGCGATATTGCCCGGCCCGCAGCCAGCCTCATAGCGGCAGATACACATGTGGTGTTGTCAGCCAAAACTGGCGACGGTTTGCAAGCACTGCGTGAAACTTTATTGAAGTGGGCGGGCTGGGACACACCTGCAGAAGGTTTGTACATGGCCAGAAAGCGCCATGTTGTGGCCTTGCAAACCGTATCTGCCCACTTGCAAGCCGCCGCAGTGTGGCTAGACCAACACGCAGGTGACCACTTAGACCTCTTGGCTGAAGAGTTGCGCATGGCCCAAGCAGCCTTGGGCGAAATCACCGGCGAGTTCAGCGCCGACGATTTATTGGGCGAGATCTTCTCTCGGTTTTGTATCGGCAAATAA
- the yidC gene encoding membrane protein insertase YidC codes for MNEIRRSLLWAVFGISLVMLWDQWQIHNGNAPMFFSQPTASQQATSANEAGTAATTSTVPSATAAANGQAAQAVPSANAPAVQELLTISSDVLDLTFDAVGGNLVGAQLLKHAADVGGKKGEQTPLTLLTQTPAHTYVVQSGLTGAMPNHTTRMTPVVGATQLQDGQDSLEVRFESDMVNGVQLVKTYTVKRGDYTLDVRFDVLNSSGQTVSPQLYVQLARDGSSAESETPFYKTFTGPAFYSDEQKYQKVDFDDITKKETDFAVNASSGFVAMVQHYFATAWVLPQGQARENYVAKFPSGIYTAGSRAALPAVAPDQTQSIQTRLFVGPQQETMLETITPGLELVKDYGWVTILAKPLYWLLDKIHGLVGNWGWAIVLLVVVIKAAFYWLNAKAYQSMGKMKALSPRITEMRERLKDKPQQMQQEMMRIYREEKVNPLGGCLPIMVQIPVFIALYWVLLSSVEMRNAPWVLWISDLSTKDPFFILPIIMTATTFVQTALNPTPPDALQAKLMWIMPMAFSVMFFFFPAGLVLYWITNNTLTIVQQWHINKKMGVEMKFKLPSFK; via the coding sequence ATGAACGAAATTCGTCGCTCTTTACTATGGGCCGTGTTCGGTATTTCCCTGGTTATGTTGTGGGACCAATGGCAGATTCACAACGGCAATGCGCCCATGTTCTTTAGCCAGCCGACCGCCAGCCAACAGGCGACGTCAGCCAATGAGGCCGGTACTGCAGCGACTACCAGCACTGTGCCTAGTGCAACAGCAGCGGCCAACGGCCAAGCTGCGCAAGCCGTACCCAGTGCCAATGCGCCAGCTGTTCAAGAGCTGTTGACAATCTCCTCAGACGTGTTGGACCTGACCTTTGACGCGGTAGGCGGTAACCTGGTAGGTGCGCAGCTGCTAAAGCATGCGGCCGACGTGGGCGGCAAAAAAGGCGAGCAAACGCCACTGACCTTGCTGACACAAACGCCTGCGCACACCTATGTCGTGCAAAGCGGTTTAACGGGTGCCATGCCCAACCACACCACCCGCATGACGCCAGTGGTAGGTGCGACGCAACTGCAAGACGGCCAGGACAGCTTGGAAGTGCGCTTTGAGTCAGACATGGTTAATGGCGTGCAACTCGTTAAAACCTACACCGTCAAACGCGGCGACTACACGCTTGACGTGCGTTTTGATGTGTTGAATAGCAGCGGCCAAACCGTGTCGCCACAGTTGTATGTGCAATTGGCGCGCGATGGCTCAAGCGCTGAGTCAGAAACACCCTTCTACAAAACCTTTACAGGCCCGGCCTTTTACAGTGACGAGCAAAAATACCAAAAGGTAGATTTTGACGACATCACCAAAAAAGAAACAGACTTTGCGGTGAACGCCAGCTCTGGTTTTGTGGCCATGGTGCAGCACTACTTTGCCACCGCCTGGGTACTGCCCCAAGGCCAAGCGCGTGAAAACTACGTTGCCAAGTTCCCATCCGGCATCTACACAGCAGGCAGCCGCGCCGCGTTGCCCGCAGTGGCACCCGACCAAACCCAGTCTATACAAACGCGTTTGTTTGTAGGCCCGCAACAAGAGACCATGCTTGAGACCATTACCCCCGGCCTTGAGCTGGTGAAGGACTATGGCTGGGTCACTATTTTGGCCAAGCCGCTGTACTGGTTGCTGGACAAAATCCACGGCCTTGTAGGCAACTGGGGCTGGGCCATTGTGTTGCTGGTGGTCGTCATTAAGGCGGCCTTTTACTGGCTCAACGCCAAGGCCTACCAAAGCATGGGCAAGATGAAGGCCCTGAGTCCACGCATTACCGAAATGCGCGAGCGCTTGAAAGACAAGCCACAACAAATGCAGCAGGAAATGATGCGCATTTACCGCGAAGAAAAAGTCAACCCGCTGGGTGGCTGCTTGCCCATCATGGTGCAGATTCCAGTGTTTATTGCGCTGTACTGGGTGCTGTTGTCCAGCGTTGAAATGCGCAACGCACCATGGGTGCTGTGGATTTCCGACCTGTCGACCAAAGACCCATTCTTTATTTTGCCCATCATCATGACGGCCACCACCTTCGTGCAAACGGCGCTCAACCCAACGCCGCCAGATGCGCTGCAAGCCAAGCTGATGTGGATCATGCCCATGGCTTTCTCGGTGATGTTTTTCTTCTTCCCTGCCGGCTTGGTGTTGTACTGGATTACTAACAACACGCTGACCATTGTGCAGCAGTGGCACATTAATAAAAAGATGGGCGTTGAGATGAAGTTCAAGCTGCCTAGCTTCAAATAA
- the yidD gene encoding membrane protein insertion efficiency factor YidD produces the protein MPRRLLVGFVKAYRLLLSPWLGNSCRFEPTCSVYAIEAYERHGAVVGSALTASRLLRCQPWCKGGHDPVPESVRMPTPRLFTGLIARATKKSSS, from the coding sequence GTGCCCAGGCGCCTGTTGGTCGGCTTTGTAAAAGCTTACCGTTTGCTGCTCAGCCCTTGGCTTGGCAACAGCTGCCGCTTTGAGCCCACCTGCTCTGTGTACGCTATAGAAGCCTACGAGCGTCACGGTGCCGTGGTAGGCTCTGCGCTCACGGCCTCGCGGCTGCTGCGCTGTCAGCCATGGTGCAAAGGCGGACACGACCCAGTACCTGAGTCTGTGCGCATGCCCACTCCCCGTTTATTCACTGGGCTTATTGCCCGCGCTACAAAAAAGTCATCCTCATGA
- a CDS encoding ribonuclease P protein component, protein MSILQRLTKPKQFQAAMAKSPVLHTAHFALHAAPVASVQGLAIEPAIGVVLPKRWAKRAVTRNGMRRHIYAQFGLQAAQLPDAAFVVRLKRSFSREQFISAWSKPLAEAVRAELAYMAAFCTTDGLKLTRGAAHKPADAAPAGTPP, encoded by the coding sequence TTGTCTATCTTGCAAAGGCTGACCAAGCCCAAGCAGTTTCAAGCGGCAATGGCTAAATCGCCCGTGCTGCACACCGCGCACTTTGCACTACACGCAGCTCCAGTAGCCAGCGTGCAAGGGCTGGCCATAGAGCCGGCCATTGGCGTTGTGTTGCCCAAACGCTGGGCGAAACGCGCGGTGACACGCAATGGCATGCGCCGCCACATCTACGCACAGTTTGGCCTGCAAGCCGCCCAGCTGCCGGATGCAGCCTTTGTTGTGCGCCTGAAGCGCAGCTTCTCGCGTGAGCAGTTCATCAGCGCATGGTCCAAGCCATTGGCTGAAGCGGTGCGTGCAGAACTGGCGTACATGGCTGCGTTTTGCACCACTGACGGGCTAAAGCTCACACGTGGCGCTGCGCACAAGCCGGCAGATGCAGCGCCGGCAGGTACGCCACCGTGA
- the rpmH gene encoding 50S ribosomal protein L34 — MKRTYQPSKIRRARTHGFLVRMKTKGGRAVIAARRAKGRKRLGL, encoded by the coding sequence ATGAAGCGTACATATCAACCCTCCAAAATTCGTCGCGCACGCACCCACGGTTTCTTGGTGCGCATGAAAACAAAGGGCGGCCGTGCGGTTATTGCAGCTCGCCGCGCCAAGGGTCGCAAGCGTTTAGGCCTGTAA
- the dnaA gene encoding chromosomal replication initiator protein DnaA yields MSDNSISTIAPTEWAQQLWPSCVDFLAQQIPDQQFNTWIRPLAAAVSTEPLQVTLQVANRFKLDWIRSQYVQKISAVLSQLAGQDVVVELALTPRQSPKLSSSSARAFAHSQASNDVLAEGLDVPSVHTLPDDGHKSRLNPALTFDTLVEGSANRMARAAAMHVASQLGQLYNPLFIYGGVGLGKTHLMHAIGNHLIADQANAKVLYIHAEQFVSDVVKAYQRKAFDEFKARYHSLDLLLIDDVQFFANKERTQEEFFNAFEALLAKKSHIVMTSDTYPKGLADIHERLVSRFDSGLTVAIEPPELEMRVAILINKAAAEGANMPEDVAFFVAKNVRSNVRELEGALRKILAYSRFNQKDISIVLAKEALRDLLSIQNRQVSVENIQKTVADFYKIKVADMYSKKRPANIARPRQIAMYLAKELTQKSLPEIGELFGGRDHTTVLHAVRKMASERGQNTELNQQLHVLEQTLKG; encoded by the coding sequence ATGTCAGATAACTCCATTTCCACAATTGCCCCGACTGAATGGGCGCAACAATTGTGGCCCAGCTGCGTTGATTTTTTAGCGCAGCAAATCCCTGATCAGCAGTTCAACACCTGGATTCGCCCGCTGGCAGCGGCCGTCAGCACAGAGCCGTTACAGGTCACTTTGCAAGTCGCCAATCGCTTCAAACTAGACTGGATTCGCAGCCAGTACGTTCAAAAAATAAGCGCCGTACTAAGCCAGCTAGCTGGTCAGGATGTGGTGGTTGAGTTAGCACTCACTCCGCGTCAATCTCCCAAATTGTCTAGCTCTTCTGCTCGAGCCTTTGCGCACAGTCAAGCGAGCAATGATGTCTTGGCAGAGGGTCTAGACGTGCCCAGCGTGCACACATTGCCCGATGACGGCCACAAGAGCCGATTAAACCCAGCACTCACTTTTGACACCCTGGTTGAGGGTAGCGCCAACCGCATGGCACGCGCTGCAGCCATGCACGTGGCCAGCCAGTTGGGGCAGCTGTACAACCCCTTGTTCATCTACGGCGGCGTGGGTTTGGGCAAGACGCACTTGATGCACGCCATAGGCAATCATTTGATTGCAGATCAGGCCAATGCCAAAGTTCTCTACATACACGCCGAGCAGTTTGTGTCGGATGTGGTTAAAGCCTACCAGCGCAAGGCATTTGACGAGTTCAAGGCCCGCTACCACTCGCTTGATTTGTTGCTGATTGACGATGTGCAGTTTTTTGCCAACAAGGAGCGCACGCAAGAGGAGTTCTTCAACGCGTTTGAGGCGTTGCTGGCCAAAAAATCACACATTGTGATGACCAGCGACACCTATCCCAAAGGTTTGGCCGACATACACGAGCGCTTGGTGTCTCGCTTTGACTCTGGGCTAACCGTTGCGATAGAACCTCCAGAGCTGGAGATGCGCGTTGCCATTTTGATCAACAAGGCGGCGGCAGAAGGTGCCAACATGCCTGAGGATGTGGCGTTTTTTGTTGCCAAAAACGTGCGCTCCAACGTGCGCGAGCTTGAAGGCGCGCTGCGCAAGATTTTGGCGTACTCACGGTTCAACCAGAAAGACATTTCGATTGTGCTGGCCAAAGAGGCTTTGCGCGACTTGTTGTCCATACAAAACCGACAAGTGTCAGTGGAGAACATACAGAAAACGGTGGCTGATTTTTACAAAATCAAAGTCGCCGACATGTACTCCAAGAAGCGCCCTGCCAACATTGCCAGACCCAGGCAAATTGCCATGTACCTGGCCAAGGAGCTCACCCAGAAAAGTTTGCCCGAAATTGGCGAGCTATTCGGCGGGCGGGACCACACCACGGTACTGCACGCCGTGCGCAAAATGGCGTCTGAGCGGGGCCAAAACACCGAACTCAACCAGCAGCTGCACGTGCTGGAGCAAACGCTTAAAGGCTAG
- the dnaN gene encoding DNA polymerase III subunit beta: protein MIVFKSTQDTVLASLQAVAGIVERRQTLPILANVMLQKVGGNVTLTTSDLEIQIRTQAELGGDEGEFATTVGARKVIDILRTMPADQTVSLEANAGKLVLKGGKSRFTLQSQPAADFPLVQEAANFGPVFSVPQQTLKGLMSRVAFSMAVHDIRYYLNGILFVAEGTTLSLVATDGHRLAFASATLDEAVPNKQEVILPRKTVLELQRLLSDKEGTINMQFAGNQAKFAFDGMEFVTKLVEGKFPDYNRVIPRNHTNEIILGRQTLLATLQRTAIMTSDKFKGVRLNIEPGVLRVASSNAEQEEATDELDIDYGGDAIEIGFNVTYLMDVLANMSQDMVRLSLSDGNSSALITLPDSDDFKYVVMPMRI, encoded by the coding sequence ATGATTGTTTTCAAGTCAACCCAGGACACGGTGTTGGCCTCATTGCAGGCTGTAGCGGGTATTGTCGAGCGGCGTCAAACGCTGCCTATTCTGGCCAACGTGATGTTGCAAAAAGTAGGCGGTAACGTCACGCTCACCACCAGTGACTTGGAAATTCAAATTCGCACACAGGCTGAGCTTGGCGGCGACGAAGGCGAGTTCGCCACCACTGTTGGCGCACGCAAAGTCATTGACATCTTGCGCACCATGCCAGCCGACCAGACCGTTAGCCTTGAAGCCAACGCAGGCAAGCTGGTGCTCAAGGGCGGCAAGAGCCGCTTTACGCTGCAAAGCCAACCTGCAGCAGACTTCCCGCTGGTGCAAGAGGCGGCCAACTTTGGCCCCGTGTTCAGCGTGCCACAGCAAACGCTTAAAGGCCTGATGAGCCGCGTGGCCTTCTCCATGGCTGTGCACGACATTCGCTACTACCTCAACGGTATTTTGTTTGTGGCTGAAGGCACCACACTCAGCTTGGTAGCCACAGACGGTCACCGCTTGGCTTTTGCCAGCGCCACCCTGGACGAGGCCGTGCCCAACAAGCAGGAAGTGATTTTGCCGCGCAAAACTGTGTTGGAGTTGCAGCGTTTGCTCAGCGACAAAGAGGGCACCATCAACATGCAGTTCGCAGGCAACCAAGCCAAGTTTGCATTTGATGGCATGGAGTTTGTCACCAAGTTGGTGGAGGGCAAGTTCCCAGACTACAACCGTGTCATACCGCGCAACCACACCAACGAAATTATTCTGGGCCGCCAGACCCTGTTGGCCACGCTGCAGCGCACGGCCATCATGACCTCAGACAAGTTCAAAGGTGTGCGTCTCAACATTGAGCCCGGCGTGTTGCGCGTGGCGTCCAGCAACGCCGAGCAAGAAGAAGCCACTGACGAGCTGGACATTGACTACGGCGGCGACGCCATTGAAATTGGCTTTAACGTGACGTACCTAATGGACGTGTTGGCCAACATGAGCCAAGACATGGTGCGCTTAAGCCTGTCTGACGGCAACAGCTCCGCGCTCATCACACTGCCTGACAGCGACGACTTCAAGTACGTTGTCATGCCCATGCGCATTTAG
- the gyrB gene encoding DNA topoisomerase (ATP-hydrolyzing) subunit B, with translation MTQDSTPPTPTPDLDAYGAGSIQILEGLEAVRKRPGMYIGDTSDGTGLHHLVFEVVDNSIDEALAGHCDDIVVTIHSDNSISVVDNGRGIPTDVKMDDKHEPKRSACEIALTELHAGGKFNQNSYKVSGGLHGVGVSCVNGLSVWLRLTIRRNGKVHSAEFARGVLQNRDIELVDGVETSPIKVTGKTDKRGTEVHFLPDTEIFQQNNDFHYDILAKRLRELSFLNNGVRIQLKDERTGKEDDFSGAGGVQGFVEFINTSKTVLHPNVFHAMGDRDSDQGTNVGVEVAMQWNSGFNEQVLCFTNNIPQRDGGTHLTGLRAAMTRVISKYITENELAKKAKVEVTGDDMREGLCCVLSVKVPEPKFSSQTKDKLVSSEVRGPVEDIVSRLLADYLQERPNDAKTICGKIIEAARAREAARKARDMTRRKGVLDGMGMPGKLADCQEKDPALCEIYLVEGDSAGGSAKQGRDRKFQAILPLRGKILNVEKARYEKLLTSNEILTLITALGTGIGKVSAGDGKSNSDDFNPDKLRYHRIIIMTDADVDGAHIRTLLLTLFYRQMPELVERGHIYIAQPPLYKVKAGKEEQYLKDGAALDGFLLRIALRDATVHTGGANSRTLVGDELTELARIHQEAQAVVARLSMFMDRDALEAIADGVEIKLETLEGAQSSAALLQTKLQDATATGEFDARSDKPFIRISRQHHGNTRASAITQDFVHGADYARLSQAAQTLKGLLSEGASVTRGEGERQKSTTTGDFREAMEWLLAQANSATSRQRYKGLGEMNPSQLWETTMDPAVRRLLQVRIEDMIEADKVFTMLMGDEVEPRRIFIETNALRAGNIDV, from the coding sequence ATGACCCAGGACTCGACGCCACCAACACCCACACCAGATTTAGACGCTTACGGTGCGGGCTCTATTCAAATTCTTGAAGGCTTGGAAGCCGTACGCAAACGCCCAGGTATGTACATTGGTGATACATCAGACGGCACTGGCTTGCACCACCTGGTATTTGAGGTGGTGGACAACTCCATTGACGAGGCACTGGCTGGACACTGCGATGACATCGTGGTCACCATACACTCTGACAACTCCATCTCAGTGGTTGATAACGGGCGCGGCATTCCAACCGACGTCAAAATGGACGACAAGCACGAGCCCAAGCGCAGTGCTTGTGAGATTGCGCTGACCGAGTTGCACGCTGGCGGCAAGTTCAACCAGAACAGTTACAAAGTCTCTGGAGGCCTGCACGGTGTGGGCGTGTCTTGTGTCAACGGCTTGTCTGTTTGGCTGCGCCTGACCATTCGACGCAACGGCAAGGTACACAGCGCCGAATTTGCCCGCGGCGTGCTACAAAACCGCGATATCGAATTGGTGGACGGCGTAGAGACTTCACCCATCAAGGTTACCGGCAAGACAGACAAGCGCGGCACCGAAGTGCACTTTTTGCCAGATACAGAGATCTTTCAGCAAAACAACGACTTCCATTACGACATTTTGGCCAAGCGCTTGCGCGAGCTGAGCTTCTTGAACAATGGTGTGCGCATTCAGCTCAAAGATGAACGCACGGGCAAGGAAGACGACTTCTCAGGCGCAGGTGGTGTGCAGGGCTTTGTTGAGTTCATCAACACCAGCAAAACGGTGTTACACCCCAACGTGTTTCACGCCATGGGCGACCGCGATAGCGACCAGGGTACCAACGTGGGCGTGGAAGTCGCCATGCAGTGGAACAGCGGCTTTAACGAGCAAGTGCTGTGCTTTACCAACAACATCCCACAGCGCGATGGCGGTACGCACCTGACCGGTTTGCGCGCTGCCATGACCCGCGTCATCAGCAAATACATCACCGAAAACGAGTTGGCCAAAAAAGCCAAGGTTGAAGTCACAGGTGACGACATGCGCGAAGGCTTGTGCTGCGTGTTGTCGGTCAAAGTGCCTGAGCCCAAGTTTTCCAGCCAGACCAAAGACAAGTTGGTGTCCAGCGAAGTGCGCGGTCCAGTCGAGGACATTGTGAGCCGCTTGCTGGCCGACTACCTGCAAGAGCGCCCCAACGACGCCAAAACCATTTGCGGCAAGATTATTGAAGCCGCGCGTGCCCGTGAAGCCGCGCGCAAAGCCCGCGATATGACGCGTCGCAAAGGCGTTCTTGACGGCATGGGCATGCCAGGCAAGCTGGCCGACTGCCAAGAAAAAGACCCGGCGCTGTGCGAAATTTACCTGGTGGAGGGCGACTCTGCGGGTGGCTCAGCCAAGCAGGGTCGTGACCGCAAGTTTCAAGCGATTTTGCCATTGCGCGGCAAAATCCTGAACGTTGAAAAGGCACGCTACGAAAAGCTGCTGACCAGCAACGAAATTCTCACGCTCATCACTGCACTGGGTACAGGCATTGGCAAAGTGAGCGCGGGCGATGGCAAGAGCAACTCTGACGACTTCAACCCAGACAAGCTGCGCTACCACCGCATCATCATCATGACCGACGCGGACGTGGATGGCGCGCACATTCGCACGCTGCTGCTCACGCTGTTCTACCGCCAAATGCCTGAGCTGGTTGAGCGCGGCCACATCTACATTGCGCAGCCGCCTCTTTACAAGGTAAAGGCAGGCAAAGAAGAGCAATACCTCAAAGACGGTGCTGCACTGGACGGCTTTTTGCTGCGCATTGCATTGCGCGATGCGACCGTACACACAGGCGGGGCCAACAGCCGCACCCTGGTAGGCGACGAGCTCACAGAGTTGGCGCGCATTCACCAGGAAGCACAAGCTGTCGTGGCGCGTTTGTCCATGTTTATGGATAGAGATGCACTAGAGGCAATTGCTGACGGCGTGGAAATCAAGCTGGAAACACTTGAAGGCGCACAAAGCAGTGCAGCCCTGTTGCAAACCAAACTGCAAGATGCCACCGCCACTGGCGAGTTTGACGCGCGCAGTGACAAGCCCTTTATCCGCATCAGCCGCCAACACCACGGCAACACTCGCGCCAGCGCCATCACGCAAGATTTTGTGCATGGTGCGGACTACGCCCGCTTAAGCCAGGCAGCGCAAACGCTTAAAGGTCTTCTAAGCGAAGGTGCCAGCGTTACGCGCGGCGAAGGTGAGCGTCAAAAAAGCACCACCACGGGTGACTTCCGTGAAGCCATGGAGTGGCTATTGGCTCAGGCCAACAGCGCGACCAGCCGACAGCGCTACAAGGGCTTGGGCGAGATGAACCCCTCCCAACTGTGGGAAACCACCATGGACCCAGCGGTGCGACGCCTGCTTCAAGTACGCATCGAAGACATGATTGAAGCCGACAAGGTCTTCACCATGCTAATGGGTGACGAGGTGGAGCCACGGCGCATCTTCATTGAGACCAACGCTTTGCGTGCTGGCAATATTGACGTTTGA
- the yghU gene encoding glutathione-dependent disulfide-bond oxidoreductase produces the protein MTHTTDYTPPKVWTFDAANGGQFANINRPVAGATHDKELPVGKHPLQVYSLATPNGVKVTVMLEELLELGHTGAEYDAWLVRINEGQQFGSGFVAANPNSKIPALVDHSADQPICVFESGAILQYLAEKFGAFLPTAGAERAACLSWLFWQMGSAPFLGGGFGHFYAYAPAKFEYPINRYAMEVKRQLDVLDRQLAQHRYVAGDEYTVADIAIWPWYGAMVKGQLYEAGEFLSVHEYTNVLRWTDEIAQRPAVQRGRKVNRAWGEPSSQLHERHDASDFDTQTQDKIGKPETT, from the coding sequence ATGACACACACTACCGACTACACACCGCCCAAGGTTTGGACTTTTGACGCCGCCAATGGTGGACAGTTTGCCAATATCAACCGCCCGGTAGCCGGTGCAACGCACGACAAAGAGCTGCCGGTTGGCAAACACCCGCTTCAGGTGTACTCACTGGCCACGCCCAATGGTGTGAAGGTCACGGTGATGCTGGAAGAGTTGCTGGAGCTTGGTCACACCGGTGCCGAGTACGACGCGTGGCTTGTTCGTATCAACGAGGGACAGCAGTTTGGCAGTGGCTTTGTAGCAGCCAACCCCAACTCCAAAATACCCGCACTGGTTGACCACAGCGCCGACCAGCCTATCTGTGTATTTGAGTCTGGCGCGATATTGCAATATTTGGCCGAGAAGTTTGGCGCGTTTTTACCCACTGCAGGTGCTGAGCGTGCAGCATGTTTGTCCTGGTTGTTTTGGCAAATGGGTAGCGCGCCGTTTTTGGGTGGTGGCTTTGGCCATTTTTACGCCTACGCACCGGCCAAGTTTGAATACCCCATCAACCGCTACGCCATGGAAGTGAAACGCCAATTGGACGTGCTAGACCGCCAGCTGGCACAGCACCGCTATGTTGCAGGTGACGAATACACCGTGGCCGATATAGCGATATGGCCCTGGTACGGCGCCATGGTCAAAGGCCAGTTATACGAGGCCGGTGAGTTTTTAAGCGTGCATGAGTACACCAACGTGTTGCGCTGGACAGATGAGATTGCACAACGCCCTGCTGTACAACGCGGACGCAAAGTTAACCGCGCATGGGGTGAGCCCTCTAGCCAGCTGCATGAGCGGCACGACGCCAGTGACTTTGATACGCAAACGCAGGACAAGATTGGCAAACCCGAGACCACATAA